The following nucleotide sequence is from Paraburkholderia flava.
TGCTCGACCGCAGGCTCGAACGCGAACTGCGCGGTAGCGCCGCTGCGTCGAATGCATCGACCGCTCAAACCACGCAACCGGCCGCTGGAGACGAAGCATGACGATCACGCTCAACTATCTGTTCTGGCTCGTCGGCATCGTGCTGCTGGTGGTCGGCGGCATGATCGTCACCGACCGCGACCATCCGCGTCGCTTTAGCGCCGGCGGTTTCTGGATCCTCTACGCACTGGTGTTCCTGATCGGCGACTGGCTGCCGGTCGACGTGGTCGGCGTACTGGTGATCGCGATGGCGCTGATCGCAGGCTTCGGCGGCGTCACGGCGGCGAAGCCGAAGCTGCTTTCCACCGAAGCACGCGTCGCCAGCGCGAAGCGGCTCGGCAACAAGCTCTTCATCCCCGCACTGACGATCCCGCTCGTCACCGTCATCGTCACGCTCGGCGCGAGTTACCTCGTATTCGGCGGCGTGCCGCTGGTCGAGAAGAAGAACGTCACGCTGATCGGCTTCGGCATCGGCTGCGTGATCGCACTGGCGGTCGCGTGCGCGATGACGCGCGACACCGTCGGTCAGTCGATGAAGGAAGCGCGCCGGCTCGTCGATGCGCTGTCGTGGGCCGCCGTGCTGCCGCAGATGCTTGGCATGCTCGGCCTCGTGTTCTCGGACGCGGGCGTCGGCAAGGCGGTCGCGCACGTGACGACCGCGTACATCAGCCTCGACTACCGGCTCGTCGCGGTCGCGGTGTACTGCATCGGGATGGCGCTGTTCACGATGGTGATGGGCAACGGCTTTGCCGCGTTCCCGGTGATGACGGGCGGCGTCGGCGTGCCGATTCTCGTCAACGTGTTCCACGGCAATCCGGCGGTGATGGTCTCGATCGGGATGTTTTCCGGCTACTGCGGCACGCTGATGACCCCGATGGCCGCGAACTTCAACATGGTGCCGGCCGCGCTGCTCGAACTGCCGGACAAGAACGCGGTGATCAAGGTGCAGGTGCCGACCGCACTCGCGCTGCTCGTCGTGAACATCTTCCTGCTGAACTTCCTGATGTTCCTGTGATGTTCCTCTGAACGCCGCATCGCCGCCCGCGACAACGGGCGGCGAGTTCAATAAGGATCGACCGTAAAGCCGTGCTGCCTCAACAGCTGCAGCACGCCGCGCGGACCACCCAGATGCAGCGCGCCGATCGCAACGAACACCGGCTTGTTCGGCGCGGCGATCAGCAGCATCCGCGACACGAAGCGACGGTTTCGATCGAACAGGATCTTGTTGTTCACCGACGCGGACACACGCGGATCGCGCGCGAGCGTTTCCACTTTCGCCGCCTGCCACGCGGCAATCGCATCCGCATCGCCGACACGCCACAGACGCAGCAGCGTCTCGACGTCGGCGACATTTTGCGCGGGCGTCTGCACGAGATCCTGCGCGAGCATTTCGCGCTGCTGCGGCAGCGACAGGCCGGTGAACGCGCGCATCTGCTCGCTCAATGTCTCCAGCCCGACGATCTTCCCCTTCGTGCGCAGATAGACGTTCTGCAGCTGCGCCTCGGTGCCGTATTCGGTCTGCAGACCGGCGCTCAACGAATCGTAGGTTTCGACCAGCAGCGATGCGAGCCACGGCCGCATCTTCTTGATTTCGTCGAGTGCGGCGGGGTTGCCGCGCAGGCGCGTCTCGAGCTTGTGCCACAGCGGCTCGGGCAACAGCTTCGGCAGACACGGTCGCGAACAGATGCCGTAACGCGACACGTCGTCCTGCGACACGAGCAGATCGTCGGGTGAGAGTTCGAGCGCGAGCGTCGGCGATGCGGCGAGCGCGCCGAGAATCGGCGGACGGAACGGTTGATTCGGCGGATAGTCGGCCGGGTCGCCGACGTGCAGCGTGCCGAGCAGATAGATCGTCGTCGAGCCGCGCGTCGCGACGTAGAACGGCATCCGCGCGGGCTGCGTGCGCACCGGACCGCTTGTGGTCGTACGCGAGGGCGGCGGCGGATTGAAGCCGGGCAGCGTGGCTCGCGGCGGTGGCGGAACAGGCAATGCGGGACGACCGGCCTGCGCCGGCGTATTCGCCGACGCGCCGGCCGCATAGGCGACGGCAACGAAGGCGAGCGGCGACGCGGAAGGCCACGTCGCGAGTGCGAGCACCCCACAGCAGAGACCGATCGCGAACACCGCACAGCGCCGCGTGAAAGCGGCGCGGCGGCCGCCCTCACGCAGGCGGCGCGCAGGACGACGCGCCGCCGACGCTTCAGGCATCCGCCTCCCCTACCTCCTCGGCCCGATGACACGCCACCTGGCGACCGTCCACTTCGCGCAGCTTCGGTTCTTCGCTGCGGCAGCGGTCGATCACGTACGGGCAGCGCTGATGGAACGTGCAGCCCGACGGTGGGTTCAGCGGCGATGGCATTTCGCCCTGCAGCTTGATCTTGATGCTGCGGTCCGCCTCGAAGATCGACGGCGTCGCCGACATCAGTGCACGCGTGTACGGATGCCGCGGCTTCGAGAAAATCCGCGGCTTGTCGCCCAGCTCCACGACGCCGCCGAAGTACATCACCATCACATCGTCGGCGATGTGCTCGACCACCGACAGGTTGTGCGAGATGAACACGTAGCTCGTCTTGAACTGCTCCTGCAGATCCATGAACAGATTGAGAATCTGCGCCTGGATCGACACGTCGAGTGCGGAGACGGGTTCGTCGGCGACGACGATCTGCGGATCGAGGATCATCGCGCGCGCGATCGCGACGCGTTGCCGCTGGCCGCCGGAGAACATATGCGGATAGCGCTTCGCGTGCTCCGGCCGCAGGCCGACCGTGCGCATCATCTGCGCGATACGTTCGCCGCGTTCCGCCGAACTGGCCGGCGTGTTGATCGCGAGCGGTTCACCAAGCGTCTGCTCGACGGTCTTGCGCGGATTCAGCGACGCGAACGGATTCTGGAACACCATCTGCACGCGCCGCCGCAGCGCGGCGATCTTCGCGTGGTCGGCGCCCGCGACGTCTTCGCCGTCCACCAGCAGACGGCCCGACGTGGGCGGTTCGATCATCGTCAGCTGACGGGCGAGCGTCGATTTGCCGCAGCCCGATTCGCCGACCACCGCGAGCGTCTTGCCGCGTTCGAGCGAAAAGGACACGCCGTTCAACGCCTTCACCGTGCCGTGGCCGAACATCCCGCGCCGCACGTCGTAGTGCTTCGCGAGCTGATCGGCGACGAGCACGCGGTCGCCGCCTTGACGCGCATCGTGGCGCACTTCGGGTACTGCATTCATCGTGCGCCTCCTGTTTGATGGGCATCGGCCGCAAGATTGAGCGGCTTGATGCAGCGAACCTGCGCGGCATCGTCGTGCTGCGGCAACGGCGCGAGCGCGGGCCGCGCCTTCATGCAATCGTCGACGACGTACTTGCAGCGCGGCGCGAACATGCAGCCGCGCGGCCGGTCGTCGCGACCCGGCACCATGCCCGGCAGCGCGGCGAGCCGCACCGCTCCGACATTGTGCTCGGGAATCGCCGCGAGCAGCGCTTCAGTGTACGGATGATGAGGCGCCGCGAAGATGTCCGGCACGCGGTTGGTCTCGATGACCTCGCCCGCGTACATCACCGCGACGCGCTGCGCGACCTCGGACACGACGGCCAGATCGTGCGAGATCAGCACGAGCGCCATGCCGCGTTCCTTCTGCAGCTTCACGAGCAGTTCCATGATCTGCGCCTGGATCGTCACGTCGAGCGCGGTGGTCGGCTCGTCGGCGATCAGCAGCTTCGGATTGCACGCGACGGCCATCGCGATCATCACGCGCTGGTTCATCCCGCCCGACAGCTGATGCGGAAACGCGCCGATGCGGTTCTTCGCGTCGGGAATGCCGACCTGATCGAGCAGCTCGATCGTGCGCTTTTCGAGCGCCGCGCCGCGCAGCCCTTCGTGCAGCTTCAGCACTTCCTTGATCTGGAAGCCGACGGTGTAGCTCGGGTTCAGGCTCGTCAGTGCGTCCTGGAACACCATCGCAATGTCCTTGCCGATGATCTTCCGGCGCTGCCTGGGTGTCGAGTGCAGCAGATCCTTGCCGTCGAACGTGACTTCGTCGGCGCTCACCTTGCCGGGCGCGTCGATCAGGCCCATCAGCGCCATCATCGTGACGCTCTTGCCCGAACCCGATTCGCCGACGACGCCGACGACTTCGCCTGGCGCTACGTCGAGATTGATGCGGTCGACGGCGGGCAGGCCGTTGAAGTCGACCGCCAGGTTGCGGATGGTCAGTAATTTGTCCATGTCAGGCCATCCGTTTCAGTTTGGGATCGAGCGCGTCGCGCAGACCATCTCCGAACACGTTGATCGCGAGCACCGAAATCACGATGGACAACCCGGGCAGCGTGACGATCCACCACGCGCTGTCGATGTAGTCGCGTGCGGACGCGAGCATCGCGCCCCACTCCGCCGACGGCGGTTGCACGCCGAGGCCGAGGAAGCCGAGCGCGGCCGCATCGAGAATCGCCGACGAGAAACCAAGGGTGGCCTGCACGATCAGCGGCGCGGTGCAGTTCGGCAGCACCTGCGAGAACATCAGCCGCAGCGTGCCGGCACCGGCGACGCGCGACGCGGTCACGTACTCCTTCTGCAACTCGCCGAGCGCGGACGCACGCGTGAGCCGCACGTAGCCGGGCAACGCGACGATCGCGATCGCGAACATCGTGTTCGTCAGGCCCGGGCCAATGATCGCGACCACCGCGACCGCGAGCAGCAGCGACGGCAGCGCGAGCAGCACGTCCATGATGCGCATGACCGGCGTATCGGCCCACTTCTGGAAGAACGCGGCGACGAGCCCGAGCACGATGCCCGGGATCAGCGCGAGCACGACGGACACGAAGCCGATCCAGAACGACAGACGCGCGCCGTACATCAGACGCGAGAGGATGTCGCGACCGGCTTCGTCGGTACCGAGGATGAACTTCCAGTTGCCGCCGTCGAGCCACGCCGGCGGAATCTTCACGGAATCGCGGTACTGCTCGATCGGGCTGTGCGGCGCGATCAGCGGCGCGAAGATCGCGACGAAGATCAGCAGCAGCACGATAACGCCCGCACCGACCGCACCACGGTTACGCGAGAAGTTGGCCCAGAATTCGCGCGCGGCAAGCGAGCGACCGCTGGGGGGAGTGACTGCTCGGGGGACTGTATTTTGTAGGTCAGCCATCTCTTTTACCTCGTATGGCGAATGCGTGGATTCAGCACGCCGTACAGCAAATCGACGAGGAGGTTCACGACGATAACCAGCGTCGCGATCATCAGGATGCCGCCTTGCACGACCGGATAATCGCGCCGGCCGATCGCATCGATCAGCCACTTGCCGATGCCCGGCCACGAGAACAACGTTTCCGTCAGCACCGCGCCGGCGAGCAGCGTGCCGACCTGCAGACCGATCACCGTCACGACCGGAATCAGCGCATTGCGCAGCGCATGCACGACGATCACGCGCGCGGGCGACAGCCCCTTCGCGCGCGCGGTGCGGATGTAGTCTTCGCGCAGCACTTCGAGCATCGACGAGCGCGTCATCCGCGCGATGACCGCGAGCGGAATCGTGCCGAGCACGATCGACGGCAGGATCAGGTGACTCAACGCCGACTTGAACGAGCCTTCATCGGGCGCAAGCAGCGCATCGATCAGCATGAAGCCGGTGGTGTGCGGAATGTCGTACTCGACCGCGATGCGTCCGGACACCGGCGTCCAGCCGAGGTTCGACGAGAAGACCATGATGAGGATCAAGCCCCACCAGAAGATCGGCATCGAGTAACCGGTGAGCGCGGCGCCCATCGCGCCGTGATCGACGATGGTGCCGCGTCGCAGCGCGGCGAACACGCCGGCCGGCAGTCCGATGATCAGCGCGAACAGCAGCGCGCAGATGGACAGTTCGATGGTGGCGGGGAAGCGGGCGAGGAATTCGTCCATCACGCTGGTGTTCGTGATGATCGATGTGCCGAGGTTGCCGTGCAGCGCGTGGCTGACGTAGTGCAGATACTGCATCGGCAGGGGCTCGTCGAGCCCGAGGCGGTGCAACGCTTCGGCGTGCAACGCAGGATCGACCCCGCGTTCGCCCATCATCACTTCGATGGGATCGCCGGGGATCAGGTGAATCAGTGCGAACGCGAGGATCGTGATGCCGATGAAGGTCGGTATCACCATTCCGATGCGACGCAAAACAAATCGGAACATGGTTCGTCCCTATGGTCTTGATGAAAGAAAAACGCAACCGGCGACGAGGGCTCGTGACCCCGGTCGCCGGACCATTTCGACCAGTTTTCTAACCGTGCGAAAAGCGTAATGCGCAAACCTTACTTCACGCTCACTCCGTCAAAGCGTGCGTAGCCGAGCGGTTCGATCCGCATATCGACTACCTTCTTGCTGACCGGCTGATACACCGTCGAGTGAGCGATCGCCGAGAACGGCAGTTGCTGCGCGAAGATCTGCTGCGCCTGCACGTAGAACTTCGTGCGCTGACCCAGATCCGTCGTCTCGCGGCCCTTCTTCACTAGATCGTCGAACGGCTTGTAGCACCACTTCGAGAAGTTGTTGCCGTTCACCGCGTCGCAGCCGAGCAGCGTGCCGAGCCAGTTGTCCGGATCGCCGTTGTCGCCGGTCCAGCCGATCAGCATCGAGTCGTCTTCGCCTGCGTGCGCGCGCTTGATGTACTCGCCCCACTCATACGTGACGATCTTCGCCTTCACGCCGATCTTCGCCCAGTCGGCCTGGATCATCTCGCCCATCAGCTTGCCGTTCGGGTTGTACGCGCGCTGTACGGGCATCGCCCACAGCGTGATGTCGAAACCGTTCGGGAAGCCGGCCTTCGCGAGCAGGGCCTTGGCCGCGTCCGGGTTATAGGCGGCGCTCTTCAGGCTCTTGTCGTATGACCATTGCGTCGGCGGCATCGGATTCGTCGCGGCCTGGCCTGCGCCCTGGTACACGGAATCGACGATCGCTTTCTTGTTGATCGCCATGTCGAGCGCCTGACGCACCTGGACATTGTCGAGCGGCTTGTGCGTCACGTTGTACGCGAGGTAGCCGAGGTTGAAGCCTGGCTGCGACGGCATGTCGATGTTGGCTTCGGCCTTCAGCGGCGCGATGTCGGCCGGACGCGGATAGGTCATCACCTGGCATTCGTCGCGTTTCAGTTTCTGCACGCGCACGCCCGGATCCGGCGTGATCGAGAAGATCAGCTTCGAGATCTTCACCGCATTCGGCTTCCAGTAATCCGGATTGCCGTCGAAGCGGATCGTCGCGTCCTTCGTGTAGCTGCGGAAAATGAACGGACCCGTGCCGACCGGCTTCTGGTTGATGTCGGCGGCCTTGCCTGCCTTCAGCAACGAATCGGCGTATTCAGCGGACAGGATCGACGCGTATTCCATCGCGATGTTCTGGATGAACGGCGCGTTCACTTCCTTCAGCGTAAAGCGCACGGTGTACGGATCGACCTTCTCGACTTTCTCGATCAGCTTGTCGAGACCCATGTCCGTGAAGTACGGGAACGACACCGGGTAGGCCTTGCGGAACGGCTGGTTCGGATCGAGCATGCGCTCGAACGTGAACACGACGTCGTCCGCGTTGAATTCGCGCGTCGGCTTGAAGAACGACGTAGTCTGGAATTTGACGCCGTGGCGCAGATGGAACGTGTAGGTCTTGCCGTCCGGCGAGATGTCCCACGATTCGGCGAGGCCGGGCTCGACCTTGGTGCCGCCGCGCTCGAATTCGACGAGGCGGTTATAGACGGTGAACGTATTCGCGGTGAAATCGACGCCCGTCGTGTATTGGGCAGGATCGAAACCCGCTGGGCTGCCTTCCGAGCAGTAGACGAGCGTCTTGTTCGGGATATCGGCGGCGTTCGCCAGTTGGGTCCCCGCCATCGATGCCGCTGCGGCAAAGGCGAGCGTCGTGAGCCGCGCCGTGCGCAACAGGTTGTTTTGCTTCATGTTTCCTCCAGGTTTCGTGCCGGCCTTGG
It contains:
- a CDS encoding ABC transporter ATP-binding protein; translation: MDKLLTIRNLAVDFNGLPAVDRINLDVAPGEVVGVVGESGSGKSVTMMALMGLIDAPGKVSADEVTFDGKDLLHSTPRQRRKIIGKDIAMVFQDALTSLNPSYTVGFQIKEVLKLHEGLRGAALEKRTIELLDQVGIPDAKNRIGAFPHQLSGGMNQRVMIAMAVACNPKLLIADEPTTALDVTIQAQIMELLVKLQKERGMALVLISHDLAVVSEVAQRVAVMYAGEVIETNRVPDIFAAPHHPYTEALLAAIPEHNVGAVRLAALPGMVPGRDDRPRGCMFAPRCKYVVDDCMKARPALAPLPQHDDAAQVRCIKPLNLAADAHQTGGAR
- a CDS encoding ABC transporter permease subunit, producing the protein MFRFVLRRIGMVIPTFIGITILAFALIHLIPGDPIEVMMGERGVDPALHAEALHRLGLDEPLPMQYLHYVSHALHGNLGTSIITNTSVMDEFLARFPATIELSICALLFALIIGLPAGVFAALRRGTIVDHGAMGAALTGYSMPIFWWGLILIMVFSSNLGWTPVSGRIAVEYDIPHTTGFMLIDALLAPDEGSFKSALSHLILPSIVLGTIPLAVIARMTRSSMLEVLREDYIRTARAKGLSPARVIVVHALRNALIPVVTVIGLQVGTLLAGAVLTETLFSWPGIGKWLIDAIGRRDYPVVQGGILMIATLVIVVNLLVDLLYGVLNPRIRHTR
- a CDS encoding ABC transporter permease subunit, producing the protein MADLQNTVPRAVTPPSGRSLAAREFWANFSRNRGAVGAGVIVLLLIFVAIFAPLIAPHSPIEQYRDSVKIPPAWLDGGNWKFILGTDEAGRDILSRLMYGARLSFWIGFVSVVLALIPGIVLGLVAAFFQKWADTPVMRIMDVLLALPSLLLAVAVVAIIGPGLTNTMFAIAIVALPGYVRLTRASALGELQKEYVTASRVAGAGTLRLMFSQVLPNCTAPLIVQATLGFSSAILDAAALGFLGLGVQPPSAEWGAMLASARDYIDSAWWIVTLPGLSIVISVLAINVFGDGLRDALDPKLKRMA
- a CDS encoding TraB/GumN family protein, whose protein sequence is MPEASAARRPARRLREGGRRAAFTRRCAVFAIGLCCGVLALATWPSASPLAFVAVAYAAGASANTPAQAGRPALPVPPPPRATLPGFNPPPPSRTTTSGPVRTQPARMPFYVATRGSTTIYLLGTLHVGDPADYPPNQPFRPPILGALAASPTLALELSPDDLLVSQDDVSRYGICSRPCLPKLLPEPLWHKLETRLRGNPAALDEIKKMRPWLASLLVETYDSLSAGLQTEYGTEAQLQNVYLRTKGKIVGLETLSEQMRAFTGLSLPQQREMLAQDLVQTPAQNVADVETLLRLWRVGDADAIAAWQAAKVETLARDPRVSASVNNKILFDRNRRFVSRMLLIAAPNKPVFVAIGALHLGGPRGVLQLLRQHGFTVDPY
- a CDS encoding peptide ABC transporter ATP-binding protein, yielding MNAVPEVRHDARQGGDRVLVADQLAKHYDVRRGMFGHGTVKALNGVSFSLERGKTLAVVGESGCGKSTLARQLTMIEPPTSGRLLVDGEDVAGADHAKIAALRRRVQMVFQNPFASLNPRKTVEQTLGEPLAINTPASSAERGERIAQMMRTVGLRPEHAKRYPHMFSGGQRQRVAIARAMILDPQIVVADEPVSALDVSIQAQILNLFMDLQEQFKTSYVFISHNLSVVEHIADDVMVMYFGGVVELGDKPRIFSKPRHPYTRALMSATPSIFEADRSIKIKLQGEMPSPLNPPSGCTFHQRCPYVIDRCRSEEPKLREVDGRQVACHRAEEVGEADA
- a CDS encoding ABC transporter substrate-binding protein encodes the protein MKQNNLLRTARLTTLAFAAAASMAGTQLANAADIPNKTLVYCSEGSPAGFDPAQYTTGVDFTANTFTVYNRLVEFERGGTKVEPGLAESWDISPDGKTYTFHLRHGVKFQTTSFFKPTREFNADDVVFTFERMLDPNQPFRKAYPVSFPYFTDMGLDKLIEKVEKVDPYTVRFTLKEVNAPFIQNIAMEYASILSAEYADSLLKAGKAADINQKPVGTGPFIFRSYTKDATIRFDGNPDYWKPNAVKISKLIFSITPDPGVRVQKLKRDECQVMTYPRPADIAPLKAEANIDMPSQPGFNLGYLAYNVTHKPLDNVQVRQALDMAINKKAIVDSVYQGAGQAATNPMPPTQWSYDKSLKSAAYNPDAAKALLAKAGFPNGFDITLWAMPVQRAYNPNGKLMGEMIQADWAKIGVKAKIVTYEWGEYIKRAHAGEDDSMLIGWTGDNGDPDNWLGTLLGCDAVNGNNFSKWCYKPFDDLVKKGRETTDLGQRTKFYVQAQQIFAQQLPFSAIAHSTVYQPVSKKVVDMRIEPLGYARFDGVSVK
- a CDS encoding DUF979 domain-containing protein encodes the protein MTITLNYLFWLVGIVLLVVGGMIVTDRDHPRRFSAGGFWILYALVFLIGDWLPVDVVGVLVIAMALIAGFGGVTAAKPKLLSTEARVASAKRLGNKLFIPALTIPLVTVIVTLGASYLVFGGVPLVEKKNVTLIGFGIGCVIALAVACAMTRDTVGQSMKEARRLVDALSWAAVLPQMLGMLGLVFSDAGVGKAVAHVTTAYISLDYRLVAVAVYCIGMALFTMVMGNGFAAFPVMTGGVGVPILVNVFHGNPAVMVSIGMFSGYCGTLMTPMAANFNMVPAALLELPDKNAVIKVQVPTALALLVVNIFLLNFLMFL